The following proteins are encoded in a genomic region of Cellulomonas sp. ES6:
- the sucC gene encoding ADP-forming succinate--CoA ligase subunit beta gives MDLFEYQARDMFERHGVPVLGGIVATTPAEARAAAEALLAAEGATGVVVVKAQVKTGGRGKAGGVKIARSADEAEARAAEILGMDIKGHTVHRVMVAAGASIAEEYYFSLLLDRAERRYLAMASVEGGMEIEQLAVERPEALARVPVDPRTGIDAAKADEIVAAAGFDAAVAPKVAAVLTRLWDVYREEDATLVEVNPLVLTEAGDVVALDGKVTLDGNAEFRHEDHAALEDAAAADPLEAKAKAKDLNYVKLDGEVGVIGNGAGLVMSTLDVVAYAGREHGGVKPANFLDIGGGASAEVMAAGLDIILSDPQVKAVFVNVFGGITACDAVANGIVAALGILGDQATKPLVVRLDGNNVVAGRRILRDAAHPLVTLAETMDGGAAEAARLAATA, from the coding sequence GTGGACCTGTTCGAGTACCAGGCACGTGACATGTTCGAGCGGCACGGGGTACCCGTCCTGGGAGGGATCGTCGCGACGACGCCCGCCGAGGCGCGGGCCGCGGCCGAGGCGCTGCTGGCCGCCGAGGGCGCCACGGGCGTGGTCGTCGTCAAGGCGCAGGTGAAGACCGGTGGCCGCGGGAAGGCCGGCGGCGTCAAGATCGCGCGCTCCGCGGACGAGGCCGAGGCGCGGGCCGCCGAGATCCTCGGCATGGACATCAAGGGCCACACCGTGCACCGCGTCATGGTCGCCGCGGGCGCGAGCATCGCGGAGGAGTACTACTTCTCCCTGCTGCTCGACCGCGCCGAGCGCCGGTACCTCGCCATGGCGAGCGTCGAGGGCGGCATGGAGATCGAGCAGCTCGCGGTCGAGCGCCCGGAGGCCCTCGCGCGGGTCCCGGTGGACCCGCGGACCGGCATCGACGCCGCGAAGGCCGACGAGATCGTCGCGGCCGCCGGCTTCGACGCCGCGGTGGCCCCGAAGGTCGCCGCGGTGCTGACGAGGCTCTGGGACGTCTACCGCGAGGAGGACGCGACGCTCGTCGAGGTGAACCCGCTCGTCCTGACCGAGGCCGGTGACGTGGTCGCGCTCGACGGCAAGGTCACGCTCGACGGCAACGCGGAGTTCCGGCACGAGGACCACGCCGCGCTCGAGGACGCCGCCGCCGCCGACCCGCTCGAGGCGAAGGCGAAGGCCAAGGACCTCAACTACGTGAAGCTCGACGGCGAGGTCGGCGTGATCGGCAACGGCGCCGGGCTGGTCATGAGCACGCTCGACGTCGTCGCGTACGCGGGCCGGGAGCACGGCGGCGTCAAGCCGGCGAACTTCCTCGACATCGGCGGCGGCGCGTCGGCGGAGGTCATGGCGGCCGGGCTCGACATCATCCTGTCCGACCCGCAGGTCAAGGCCGTGTTCGTCAACGTGTTCGGCGGCATCACCGCGTGCGACGCGGTCGCCAACGGCATCGTCGCGGCGCTGGGGATCCTGGGCGACCAGGCCACCAAGCCGCTGGTCGTGCGGCTCGACGGCAACAACGTGGTCGCGGGCCGGCGCATCCTGCGGGACGCGGCGCACCCGCTCGTCACGCTGGCCGAGACCATGGACGGGGGAGCGGCCGAGGCCGCCCGCCTGGCCGCGACCGCCTGA
- the sucD gene encoding succinate--CoA ligase subunit alpha: MAIFLTADSKVIVQGMTGSEGSKHTTRMLAAGTTIVGGVNPRKAGTSVEYPRGDGSGLTVAIPVFGTVRDAVEATRADVSVIFVPPAFTKAAVIEAVDAGVPLVVIITEGVPVADTAEFFAYAQDKGVRLVGPNCPGLISPGKSNVGIIPADITGPGRIGLVSKSGTLTYQMMYELRDLGFSTAVGIGGDPIIGTTHIDALAAFEADPETDLVVLIGEIGGDAEERAAAYIAEHVTKPVVAYVAGFTAPEGKTMGHAGAIVSGSAGTAQAKKEALEAAGVKVGTTPTETAELARALLS, from the coding sequence ATGGCGATCTTCCTGACCGCGGACTCCAAGGTCATCGTGCAGGGCATGACCGGGTCCGAAGGCAGCAAGCACACCACCCGCATGCTCGCCGCCGGCACGACCATCGTCGGCGGCGTGAACCCGCGCAAGGCCGGCACCAGCGTGGAGTACCCGCGCGGCGACGGCTCCGGCCTCACCGTGGCGATCCCGGTGTTCGGCACGGTGCGCGACGCCGTCGAGGCGACCCGGGCCGACGTGTCCGTGATCTTCGTGCCGCCGGCGTTCACCAAGGCGGCCGTGATCGAGGCCGTCGACGCGGGCGTGCCGCTGGTCGTGATCATCACCGAGGGCGTCCCGGTGGCCGACACCGCCGAGTTCTTCGCCTACGCGCAGGACAAGGGCGTGCGGCTGGTCGGCCCGAACTGCCCGGGTCTCATCAGCCCCGGGAAGTCGAACGTCGGCATCATCCCCGCGGACATCACGGGGCCCGGCCGCATCGGCCTGGTGTCGAAGTCCGGCACGCTGACCTACCAGATGATGTACGAGCTGCGGGACCTCGGGTTCTCCACCGCCGTCGGCATCGGCGGCGACCCGATCATCGGCACGACGCACATCGACGCCCTCGCGGCGTTCGAGGCCGACCCGGAGACCGACCTGGTCGTGCTCATCGGCGAGATCGGCGGCGACGCGGAGGAGCGGGCCGCGGCGTACATCGCCGAGCACGTCACGAAGCCGGTCGTCGCGTACGTCGCCGGCTTCACCGCGCCGGAGGGCAAGACGATGGGCCACGCCGGCGCCATCGTCTCGGGCTCGGCCGGCACGGCGCAGGCCAAGAAGGAGGCCCTCGAGGCCGCGGGCGTCAAGGTCGGGACCACCCCGACCGAGACCGCGGAGCTCGCCCGGGCGCTGCTGTCCTGA
- a CDS encoding DUF6350 family protein has protein sequence MSSAPGTRPRPRRRVLDDSAPPRFFVSDLDGAPRWVGGLLAGLQAALLSLLVVVLPSVAAYVATSSAPAASGVPWTHAVSVATGLWLLAHGVPMTLAPGVTLVPLGLTALALFGCYASARRSGYATRSALGAGVAAYTGVVLVAGLATGVPLLHIGAGVLGAIVLSAVGLGTGLLRRPEAPRLRDVLEPVRTRLPEPVAHGVAAGTTALATLVLGATLLAALWVVTGRTAVAEVVRGLDLDPVGGAVLALGELAYVPTLVLWALSWLVGPGFAVGTGTSFGIAEVDAGALPAVPLLGALPAPDVTGGVLLAAPVVTVLAGAVTAVVLRRRLVTQRARDPFVAGATAAATAGLGAVLLAALARGGIGPGRMADLGPDPLPVGLAVAAGVALGALVVLLPGDRHVRAAVASALRRSRDAVTGRGVRPPATDGTAARDGAAATGAGPAGAAGAGPGAGSTARGAGGTPREDGAGGA, from the coding sequence GTGAGCAGCGCGCCCGGAACCCGTCCCCGCCCGCGACGCCGGGTGCTGGACGACTCGGCGCCGCCGCGGTTCTTCGTCAGCGACCTGGACGGCGCCCCGCGCTGGGTCGGCGGGTTGCTCGCCGGGCTGCAGGCGGCGCTGCTGTCGCTGCTCGTGGTGGTGCTGCCGTCGGTCGCGGCGTACGTGGCGACGTCCTCGGCGCCGGCCGCGTCCGGTGTGCCGTGGACGCACGCCGTGTCGGTCGCGACCGGGCTGTGGCTGCTCGCCCACGGCGTGCCGATGACGCTGGCGCCGGGCGTGACGCTGGTGCCGCTCGGCCTGACCGCGCTCGCCCTGTTCGGCTGCTACGCGTCCGCCCGCCGGTCCGGCTACGCCACGCGGTCGGCGCTGGGCGCGGGCGTGGCGGCGTACACGGGCGTCGTGCTCGTCGCCGGTCTCGCCACCGGCGTGCCCCTGCTGCACATCGGCGCCGGGGTGCTCGGCGCGATCGTGCTCTCCGCCGTCGGGCTGGGGACCGGGCTGCTGCGCCGGCCGGAGGCGCCGCGGCTGCGCGACGTGCTCGAGCCGGTCCGCACCCGGCTGCCCGAGCCCGTGGCGCACGGCGTCGCGGCCGGGACGACCGCCCTGGCCACGCTCGTGCTGGGCGCGACGCTGCTCGCCGCGCTCTGGGTGGTGACGGGCCGGACCGCGGTGGCCGAGGTCGTGCGCGGCCTCGACCTCGACCCCGTCGGCGGGGCCGTCCTCGCGCTGGGGGAGCTCGCCTACGTGCCGACGCTGGTGCTCTGGGCCCTGTCCTGGCTGGTCGGGCCGGGGTTCGCCGTCGGGACCGGGACGAGCTTCGGGATCGCCGAGGTGGACGCCGGTGCCCTGCCCGCCGTGCCGCTGCTCGGTGCCCTGCCCGCCCCCGACGTGACGGGCGGTGTGCTGCTCGCCGCGCCCGTGGTGACGGTGCTGGCCGGTGCCGTGACGGCCGTCGTGCTGCGTCGCCGCCTTGTCACGCAGCGCGCCCGGGACCCGTTCGTCGCCGGTGCGACGGCCGCCGCGACGGCGGGGCTCGGCGCGGTGCTGCTGGCGGCCCTCGCACGCGGGGGGATCGGGCCCGGCCGGATGGCCGACCTCGGCCCGGACCCGCTGCCGGTCGGGCTCGCCGTGGCCGCGGGGGTCGCGCTGGGCGCGCTGGTGGTGCTGCTGCCCGGGGACCGGCACGTGCGGGCGGCGGTGGCGTCCGCGCTCCGGCGCTCCCGCGACGCGGTCACCGGGCGGGGCGTGCGGCCGCCGGCCACGGACGGCACTGCCGCACGGGACGGCGCCGCGGCGACGGGCGCCGGTCCGGCGGGTGCAGCCGGGGCGGGTCCCGGCGCGGGCTCAACGGCGCGCGGTGCGGGCGGCACGCCCCGCGAGGACGGGGCCGGCGGGGCCTGA
- the purN gene encoding phosphoribosylglycinamide formyltransferase, whose product MGPAASHRPGTRAAGRVVVLVSGAGTNLAALLAAHGTPGYPARVVGVVADRAGAGGLALARDAGVPTAVVAPGDFEDRGAWDRALADAIGVFRPDLVVSAGFMRILGAPVLERWENRVVNTHPALLPSFPGAHAVRDALAFGAKVTGCTLHVVDAGVDTGPVVAQVAVPVLDGDDEPTLHERIKVAERELLVTWVARVVAEGMRVEGRSVTVGLG is encoded by the coding sequence GTGGGCCCCGCGGCGTCCCACCGGCCCGGCACCCGCGCGGCGGGACGCGTCGTGGTCCTGGTCTCCGGGGCCGGCACCAACCTCGCGGCCCTGCTCGCCGCGCACGGCACCCCCGGGTACCCCGCGCGGGTGGTCGGGGTGGTGGCCGACCGTGCGGGGGCCGGTGGCCTGGCGCTGGCCCGCGACGCCGGCGTGCCGACCGCGGTGGTGGCGCCGGGCGACTTCGAGGACCGCGGCGCCTGGGACCGGGCGCTCGCGGACGCGATCGGCGTGTTCCGGCCGGACCTCGTGGTGTCGGCGGGGTTCATGCGCATCCTCGGGGCCCCGGTGCTGGAGCGCTGGGAGAACCGGGTCGTGAACACCCACCCCGCCCTGCTGCCGTCGTTCCCGGGGGCGCACGCCGTCCGCGACGCGCTCGCGTTCGGGGCGAAGGTCACGGGCTGCACGCTGCACGTCGTGGACGCGGGCGTCGACACCGGACCGGTCGTGGCGCAGGTCGCGGTGCCGGTGCTGGACGGCGACGACGAGCCGACGCTGCACGAGCGGATCAAGGTCGCGGAGCGCGAGCTGCTGGTCACCTGGGTGGCCCGGGTCGTGGCCGAGGGGATGCGGGTGGAGGGCCGGTCGGTCACCGTCGGGCTCGGGTAG
- the purH gene encoding bifunctional phosphoribosylaminoimidazolecarboxamide formyltransferase/IMP cyclohydrolase: MSHASLPPVAPVADPTADATRRPVRRALLSVYDKAGLVELATALHGAGVELVSTGSTAATVAAAGVPVTRVEDLTGFPECLDGRVKTLHPRVHAGILADTRRPEHLAQLDELGVAPFELVVVNLYPFTQTVASGATPDECVEQIDIGGPSMVRAAAKNHPSVAVVVDPSAYPDVVAAVGAGGFTLAERTRLAAQAFVHTASYDVAVASWMGNVATTTDEVDGVSTGFPAWVGATWERADVLRYGENPHQRAAVYTSAQGPAGLAQATQLHGKAMSYNNYVDADAAWRAAHDHEGPAVAIIKHANPCGIAVGTDIADAHAKAHACDPVSAYGGVIAANGTVTLAAAQQIAEVFTEVVVAPAYEPEALEVLQRKKNVRLLVVEGAPSAVVEMRPVSGGLLVQQVDRVDAPGDDPATWTLAAGDAADGATLADLAFAWRAVRAVKSNAILLAADGASVGVGMGQVNRVDSCRLAVERANAGGAERARGAVAASDAFFPFADGLQVLLDAGVRAVVQPGGSVRDEEVVAAAQAAGVTLYLTGTRHFAH, encoded by the coding sequence ATGTCCCACGCCAGCCTGCCCCCCGTCGCGCCCGTCGCCGACCCGACCGCGGACGCCACCCGGCGCCCCGTCCGCCGCGCGCTGCTGTCCGTCTACGACAAGGCGGGCCTCGTCGAGCTCGCGACCGCCCTGCACGGGGCCGGCGTCGAGCTGGTGTCCACCGGCTCGACGGCGGCGACCGTGGCCGCGGCCGGCGTCCCGGTGACGCGCGTCGAGGACCTGACGGGGTTCCCGGAGTGCCTCGACGGGCGCGTGAAGACGCTGCACCCGCGGGTGCACGCGGGCATCCTGGCGGACACCCGCCGGCCGGAGCACCTGGCGCAGCTCGACGAGCTCGGCGTCGCCCCGTTCGAGCTGGTGGTCGTCAACCTGTACCCGTTCACGCAGACGGTGGCCTCCGGGGCGACGCCGGACGAGTGCGTCGAGCAGATCGACATCGGCGGCCCGTCGATGGTGCGCGCGGCGGCGAAGAACCACCCGAGCGTCGCGGTGGTCGTCGACCCGTCGGCCTACCCGGACGTCGTCGCGGCCGTCGGCGCCGGCGGCTTCACGCTGGCGGAGCGCACCCGGCTCGCGGCGCAGGCGTTCGTGCACACCGCGAGCTACGACGTGGCCGTGGCGTCCTGGATGGGGAACGTCGCGACGACGACGGACGAGGTCGACGGCGTCAGCACCGGGTTCCCCGCCTGGGTGGGGGCGACGTGGGAGCGCGCGGACGTGCTGCGGTACGGCGAGAACCCGCACCAGCGCGCCGCCGTCTACACCTCCGCGCAAGGCCCGGCCGGGCTCGCGCAGGCGACGCAGCTGCACGGCAAGGCCATGTCGTACAACAACTACGTGGACGCCGACGCCGCGTGGCGCGCGGCGCACGACCACGAGGGCCCGGCGGTCGCGATCATCAAGCACGCGAACCCGTGCGGCATCGCCGTCGGCACGGACATCGCGGACGCCCACGCCAAGGCGCACGCCTGCGACCCGGTCTCCGCGTACGGCGGGGTCATCGCCGCCAACGGCACGGTCACGCTCGCGGCGGCGCAGCAGATCGCCGAGGTGTTCACCGAGGTCGTCGTCGCGCCGGCGTACGAGCCGGAGGCGCTCGAGGTGCTGCAGCGCAAGAAGAACGTCCGCCTGCTGGTGGTCGAGGGCGCCCCGTCCGCCGTCGTCGAGATGCGCCCGGTGAGCGGCGGGCTGCTGGTGCAGCAGGTGGACCGCGTCGACGCCCCCGGCGACGACCCGGCGACGTGGACGCTCGCGGCCGGCGACGCGGCCGACGGGGCCACCCTGGCCGACCTCGCGTTCGCGTGGCGCGCGGTGCGTGCCGTGAAGTCGAACGCCATCCTGCTGGCGGCGGACGGCGCGTCGGTCGGCGTCGGGATGGGCCAGGTCAACCGGGTCGACTCCTGCCGGCTCGCGGTCGAGCGGGCGAACGCCGGCGGCGCCGAGCGGGCGCGCGGCGCGGTCGCGGCCTCGGACGCGTTCTTCCCGTTCGCGGACGGCCTGCAGGTGCTGCTCGACGCGGGGGTGCGCGCCGTCGTGCAGCCCGGCGGCTCGGTGCGGGACGAGGAGGTCGTCGCGGCGGCGCAGGCCGCGGGCGTGACGCTCTACCTGACCGGCACCCGGCACTTCGCGCACTGA
- a CDS encoding ROK family protein, whose amino-acid sequence MRRGTNLPRMGDFNQTVVLDVVRRAGGGLARADVARRTGLSPQTVTNVARRLLDLGLVVEEGATARSGPGRPGTLLRLNPVSRFAVGVHLDPATMTFVLLDLSGAVVARRQRPTPVPEDPGAVVDGLVGEIEGLLASAEVERDRVLGVGIAAPGPIDVDAGVVLDPPHLPGWHDVPLRDAVAERTGLLAVLDKDVTAAACAHLWHPQERSSDFVFFYLGTGVAVSTVLHDEVVRGVSGNAGESGHLVADPDGAPCWCGRRGCLGAVLRAEALAEQGRAAGVALPGWGDGSDPRAVDEAVSALCAAAAAGHAGARDVLRLAGRRVGMAAGVLTDLLDLPAILVGGPLWDRIAPFAADALAAEVAAHPVPGGHPLTVASSEFGPQVGAVGAGCILLGRAFTPRPTDLLLVS is encoded by the coding sequence ATGCGGCGCGGGACCAACCTGCCCCGGATGGGGGACTTCAACCAGACGGTGGTCCTCGACGTCGTCCGGCGCGCCGGCGGCGGCCTCGCGCGGGCCGACGTCGCACGGCGCACGGGGCTGTCGCCGCAGACCGTCACGAACGTCGCCCGGCGGCTGCTGGACCTCGGGCTCGTCGTGGAGGAGGGCGCCACCGCGCGCTCGGGGCCCGGCCGGCCGGGCACGCTGCTGCGGCTGAACCCGGTGAGCCGGTTCGCGGTGGGTGTCCACCTGGACCCGGCGACGATGACGTTCGTGCTGCTGGACCTGTCGGGCGCCGTGGTCGCGCGGCGGCAGCGCCCCACGCCGGTGCCGGAGGACCCGGGCGCCGTCGTGGACGGCCTGGTCGGGGAGATCGAGGGGCTGCTCGCATCCGCGGAGGTCGAGCGCGACCGCGTGCTCGGGGTGGGCATCGCCGCCCCGGGGCCGATCGACGTCGACGCCGGTGTGGTGCTGGACCCGCCGCACCTGCCCGGCTGGCACGACGTCCCGCTGCGGGACGCGGTCGCCGAGCGGACCGGCCTGCTGGCGGTGCTCGACAAGGACGTGACCGCGGCGGCGTGCGCCCACCTGTGGCACCCGCAGGAGCGGTCGTCGGACTTCGTGTTCTTCTACCTCGGCACCGGCGTCGCGGTGTCGACGGTGCTGCACGACGAGGTGGTGCGGGGGGTCTCGGGCAACGCGGGGGAGTCCGGGCACCTGGTCGCCGACCCGGACGGCGCCCCCTGCTGGTGCGGGCGCCGCGGCTGCCTGGGCGCGGTGCTGCGGGCGGAGGCGCTGGCGGAGCAGGGGCGCGCGGCGGGCGTCGCACTGCCCGGCTGGGGCGACGGGAGCGACCCGCGCGCGGTCGACGAGGCCGTCTCCGCGCTGTGCGCCGCGGCGGCGGCCGGCCACGCCGGGGCGCGGGACGTGCTGCGCCTGGCGGGACGCCGCGTCGGCATGGCGGCCGGCGTGCTGACGGACCTGCTGGACCTGCCGGCGATCCTGGTCGGCGGCCCGCTGTGGGACCGGATCGCCCCGTTCGCGGCGGACGCGCTCGCCGCGGAGGTCGCCGCGCACCCGGTCCCGGGCGGGCACCCGCTCACCGTGGCGTCGTCGGAGTTCGGGCCGCAGGTCGGGGCGGTCGGGGCCGGCTGCATCCTGCTGGGCCGGGCGTTCACCCCCCGGCCGACGGACCTGCTGCTGGTGAGCTGA
- a CDS encoding NAD(P)-dependent alcohol dehydrogenase produces the protein MRAVVRERYGDSSVLRVVRRADPPAPVRDQVLVEVGTAGVNMADWHLMTGLPSVARLVFGVRAPREHGLGRDLAGVVRAVGPEVASLRPGDAVLGTAPAAFAELALTRERALARIPEGVRPEHAAAVPTAGTTALHALRAARVGAGSRVLVLGAGGGVGSLAVRLAVLAGARVTAATSPGKAATVRALGPESVVDRSDRSAWGTGYDGVVVTGGLDPLRDLRRLLAPRGALALVGAEGGGDVLGGGTTRQLRAALLSPFVRQHLVGVVSRDDPAALARLRDLLADGSLVPAVERVLPLERAAEAVDHLASGAARGKVLLAVSSPAAGPSAGG, from the coding sequence ATGAGGGCGGTGGTGCGGGAGCGGTACGGGGACTCGTCGGTGCTGCGGGTGGTGCGGCGGGCCGACCCGCCGGCGCCGGTGCGCGACCAGGTGCTCGTCGAGGTGGGGACCGCGGGCGTGAACATGGCGGACTGGCACCTCATGACGGGGCTGCCGTCGGTGGCCCGGCTGGTGTTCGGCGTGCGGGCCCCGCGCGAGCACGGGCTGGGCCGCGACCTCGCCGGCGTCGTCCGGGCGGTCGGGCCCGAGGTCGCGTCGCTGCGGCCCGGCGACGCCGTGCTCGGCACCGCGCCGGCCGCGTTCGCGGAGCTGGCGCTGACCCGTGAGCGCGCCCTGGCCCGGATCCCGGAGGGGGTCCGTCCCGAGCACGCCGCCGCGGTGCCGACCGCGGGGACGACGGCCCTGCACGCCCTGCGGGCGGCGCGGGTGGGTGCGGGCTCGCGGGTCCTCGTGCTCGGGGCCGGCGGCGGCGTGGGGTCCCTCGCGGTGCGGCTGGCGGTCCTCGCGGGGGCCCGGGTCACGGCCGCGACCTCACCGGGCAAGGCCGCGACGGTCCGTGCGCTGGGGCCGGAGTCGGTGGTGGACCGGTCCGACCGGTCCGCGTGGGGCACGGGGTACGACGGCGTGGTCGTCACCGGCGGGCTGGACCCGCTGCGCGACCTGCGCCGGCTGCTCGCACCGCGCGGCGCGCTGGCCCTCGTCGGGGCCGAGGGCGGCGGCGACGTCCTCGGCGGCGGCACCACCCGCCAGCTGCGGGCCGCGCTGCTGTCGCCGTTCGTCCGCCAGCACCTGGTGGGCGTCGTCTCGCGCGACGACCCGGCCGCCCTGGCCCGGCTGCGCGACCTGCTCGCCGACGGCTCGCTGGTGCCGGCCGTGGAGCGCGTGCTGCCGCTCGAGCGCGCGGCCGAGGCCGTCGACCACCTCGCGTCGGGCGCCGCCCGCGGCAAGGTGCTGCTGGCCGTCAGCTCACCAGCAGCAGGTCCGTCGGCCGGGGGGTGA
- a CDS encoding helix-turn-helix transcriptional regulator, with translation MVRPTSVTNRVRALRTEQGLTQAQLAATLGVTRQTVIAVEQGRYSPSLELAFQIARALGRPIDQVFAYEPEGDRA, from the coding sequence GTGGTGAGGCCCACGTCCGTGACCAACCGGGTCCGCGCGCTGCGCACGGAGCAGGGCCTCACCCAGGCGCAGCTCGCGGCGACCCTCGGCGTCACGCGCCAGACCGTCATCGCCGTGGAGCAGGGGCGGTACTCGCCCTCGCTCGAGCTGGCGTTCCAGATCGCCCGCGCCCTGGGGCGGCCGATCGACCAGGTGTTCGCGTACGAGCCGGAGGGAGACCGGGCATGA
- a CDS encoding extracellular solute-binding protein: protein MRLQKPVLASGAVLALGLVAACGSGGGESAGDDTTITVAYQKTAQFVQLDDVLKKAKDEYEAAHEGMTVELVAIEAEQDQYFTKLALMNGSAGTAPDVIYEDTFQIRSDAAAGYLQPIDEYVEAWEDWDQFPENARQAGLGDDGQVYGVSMGTDTRGIFYNKDLFEQAGLPTDWQPETWDDVLEAARTVKAELPDVTPLNVYAGKAAGEATTMQGFEMLLYGTDDELYDADSQKWVTGSQGFVDSLGFLRTIYSEGLAPSLDIALDASVGARVATELLPQGKLAMAVDGSWLPGGWITGDNAWPEWEDTLGMAAMPTQDGQDPGFTSMSGGWTLAVGAHANDPQAAFDFIATALNRENSLKYDTENSQIAVRTDVAEDPEYLDYNPSFEFFSSLVEYTHFRPATPDYSQISSNIQVAAESVATGQATPEEAAAAYDEGLVSIVGEDATQAAG from the coding sequence ATGCGTCTGCAGAAGCCCGTCCTCGCGTCCGGAGCCGTCCTCGCCCTCGGCCTCGTGGCCGCCTGCGGCAGCGGCGGGGGCGAGAGCGCCGGCGACGACACCACCATCACCGTCGCCTACCAGAAGACCGCGCAGTTCGTGCAGCTCGACGACGTCCTGAAGAAGGCCAAGGACGAGTACGAGGCCGCCCACGAGGGCATGACCGTCGAGCTGGTGGCCATCGAGGCCGAGCAGGACCAGTACTTCACCAAGCTCGCCCTCATGAACGGCTCCGCCGGCACGGCCCCCGACGTCATCTACGAGGACACGTTCCAGATCCGCTCGGACGCCGCGGCCGGGTACCTGCAGCCGATCGACGAGTACGTCGAGGCGTGGGAGGACTGGGACCAGTTCCCGGAGAACGCCCGCCAGGCCGGGCTCGGCGACGACGGCCAGGTGTACGGCGTCTCGATGGGCACCGACACCCGCGGCATCTTCTACAACAAGGACCTGTTCGAGCAGGCCGGCCTGCCGACCGACTGGCAGCCCGAGACCTGGGACGACGTGCTGGAGGCCGCGCGCACCGTCAAGGCCGAGCTGCCCGACGTGACGCCGCTGAACGTCTACGCCGGCAAGGCCGCGGGCGAGGCGACCACGATGCAGGGCTTCGAGATGCTGCTGTACGGCACGGACGACGAGCTGTACGACGCCGACTCCCAGAAGTGGGTCACCGGCTCGCAGGGCTTCGTCGACTCGCTCGGGTTCCTCCGGACCATCTACTCGGAGGGCCTCGCGCCGTCGCTCGACATCGCGCTCGACGCGTCGGTCGGCGCCCGCGTCGCCACCGAGCTGCTGCCGCAGGGCAAGCTCGCCATGGCCGTCGACGGCTCGTGGCTGCCCGGCGGCTGGATCACCGGCGACAACGCGTGGCCCGAGTGGGAGGACACGCTGGGCATGGCGGCGATGCCGACCCAGGACGGGCAGGACCCGGGCTTCACGTCGATGTCCGGCGGCTGGACGCTCGCCGTCGGCGCGCACGCTAACGACCCGCAGGCCGCGTTCGACTTCATCGCCACCGCCCTGAACCGCGAGAACTCGCTGAAGTACGACACCGAGAACTCCCAGATCGCCGTGCGCACCGACGTGGCGGAGGACCCGGAGTACCTCGACTACAACCCGTCGTTCGAGTTCTTCAGCTCGCTGGTCGAGTACACGCACTTCCGGCCCGCGACGCCCGACTACTCGCAGATCTCGTCCAACATCCAGGTCGCGGCCGAGTCGGTGGCGACCGGGCAGGCGACGCCGGAGGAGGCCGCCGCCGCGTACGACGAGGGGCTGGTGTCCATCGTCGGCGAGGACGCGACGCAGGCCGCCGGCTGA
- a CDS encoding sugar ABC transporter permease produces MTALTLDRAAADRGPGSRPRRRPGRTALRLLPLLPAVALMAVFLAGPVLWSFYGSLTDQALTGYRAANPEFVGLDNYASLFADGDFWKAVVLTVVFVGASAVVGQNVLGMALALLLRAASRPLRAVVSALVVVAWVLPEIVAAFALYAFFSTDGTLNQVLGWVGLTGPTWLITFPMLAVILANIWRGTAFSMMVYGAALSEVPPDVTEAAAIDGATGPQRFFRITLPMIRRSVSTNLMLTTLQTLAVFTLIWVMTGGGPGTDSSTLPVLAYQEAFKFAQVGYGTAIATVTLLVGAVFSIVYIRVLKPEVD; encoded by the coding sequence ATGACGGCCCTCACGCTCGACCGGGCGGCGGCGGACCGGGGGCCCGGCTCCCGGCCCCGCCGCCGCCCGGGGCGGACCGCGCTGCGGCTGCTGCCCCTGCTGCCGGCCGTCGCGCTCATGGCGGTGTTCCTCGCCGGACCGGTGCTGTGGTCGTTCTACGGCTCGCTCACCGACCAGGCGCTGACGGGGTACCGCGCGGCCAACCCCGAGTTCGTGGGGCTCGACAACTACGCGTCGCTGTTCGCGGACGGGGACTTCTGGAAGGCCGTCGTGCTGACCGTCGTGTTCGTCGGCGCCTCGGCGGTGGTCGGGCAGAACGTGCTCGGCATGGCGCTGGCGCTGCTGCTGCGGGCGGCGTCCCGGCCGCTGCGCGCGGTGGTGTCGGCGCTGGTCGTGGTCGCGTGGGTGCTGCCGGAGATCGTGGCGGCGTTCGCGCTCTACGCGTTCTTCTCCACCGACGGCACGCTCAACCAGGTGCTCGGGTGGGTCGGGCTGACCGGGCCGACGTGGCTCATCACGTTCCCGATGCTCGCCGTGATCCTCGCGAACATCTGGCGCGGCACGGCGTTCTCGATGATGGTCTACGGCGCCGCGCTGTCGGAGGTCCCGCCCGACGTCACGGAGGCCGCCGCGATCGACGGCGCCACCGGGCCGCAGCGGTTCTTCCGCATCACGCTGCCGATGATCCGGCGGTCGGTGTCGACGAACCTCATGCTCACCACGCTCCAGACGCTCGCGGTCTTCACGCTCATCTGGGTGATGACCGGCGGCGGGCCGGGCACGGACTCCTCGACGCTGCCGGTGCTGGCGTACCAGGAGGCGTTCAAGTTCGCGCAGGTCGGCTACGGCACGGCCATCGCGACCGTGACGCTGCTGGTCGGGGCCGTCTTCTCGATCGTGTACATCCGCGTGCTCAAGCCGGAGGTCGACTGA